One window from the genome of Carcharodon carcharias isolate sCarCar2 chromosome 9, sCarCar2.pri, whole genome shotgun sequence encodes:
- the LOC121282591 gene encoding protein BTG2-like → MTMEIAAAVGFVSRLLRNTGLVSPGQLQIFSHSLQDALAEHYRHHWFPDKPCKGSGYRCIRINHKMDPLIGKAANRIGLSSQQLYRLLPSELTLWVDPYEVSYRIGEDGSICVLYEAPPANNLGMLTCKNELIMGRTSPSKNYWMAVSS, encoded by the exons ATGACCATGGAGATCGCGGCTGCTGTGGGTTTTGTTAGCCGACTCCTGCGGAACACGGGCTTAGTGAGCCCGGGGCAGCTCCAAATCTTCAGCCACTCGCTGCAGGACGCGTTGGCAG AGCACTACAGGCATCATTGGTTTCCAGACAAGCCGTGCAAAGGATCAGGTTACCGGTGTATCCGAATAAATCATAAAATGGACCCCTTGATTGGAAAAGCTGCAAACAGAATAGGTCTCAGCAGCCAGCAGCTGTATAGACTCCTTCCAAGTGAGCTGACTCTGTGGGTTGACCCATATGAGGTCTCTTACCGCATAGGTGAAGATGGTTCCATTTGTGTCCTGTATGAAGCACCACCAGCAAATAACCTGGGAATGTTGACCTGTAAAAATGAGCTCATCATGGGCAGAACCAGCCCTTCCAAAAACTACTGGATGGCAGTTTCAAGCTGA